The proteins below are encoded in one region of Periplaneta americana isolate PAMFEO1 chromosome 11, P.americana_PAMFEO1_priV1, whole genome shotgun sequence:
- the LOC138709094 gene encoding leukocyte elastase inhibitor-like isoform X4, with protein sequence MNAIVISLFLAVGVIAEDGGAPVNGETAQAITKFTVDMMKVLLEDAGSDNLVASPVSLSTVLAMVQQGAMGDTEKQLTKALYADPSENKEGYSKLTRNLRENSGNETLEFANGAFVNVGYEIEPNYNETLVKNFRSEMKTVNFANNVESADLINSWVSDHTHNRIKELISPDMLDALTRLVLVNAVYFKGLWTTPFRKEDTRDDTFYLSKDNTIQVPMMHLNRKQFKIGSLPELKASWISLPFEGDRFSTLVILPDEVDGLSALVEGITGDTLFNIIGSLNKTWPTEINLSFPKFKLESTLNLVEPLQKLGVQDLFTIQAQLGGISKEAVYVSDVVQKAEMEVDEEGATASAATGIILEEASAVFGVPEYNVNRPSLITLLDEINRLPLFISKLSNPLES encoded by the exons GTATTGTTGGAGGATGCGGGCTCCGACAACCTGGTGGCGAGCCCCGTCAGTCTGTCCACCGTACTCGCCATGGTGCAGCAAGGAGCAATGGGAGACACGGAGAAGCAACTGACCAAGGCACTGTACGCTGACCCCAGCGAGAACAAGGAAGGCTACAGCAAGCTAACCAGAAATCTTAGG GAGAATTCTGGCAATGAGACCTTGGAGTTCGCGAACGGGGCGTTTGTGAACGTGGGATATGAAATTGAACCCAATTATAATGAGACTCTAGTCAAGAACTTCCGCTCAGAAATGAAGACCGTAAATTTCGCGAACAATGTGGAGTCAGCTGATCTAATCAACTCCTGGGTGTCAGATCACACACACAACAGGATAAAGGAACTCATATCACCTG ACATGCTGGACGCTCTTACCCGCCTCGTGTTGGTCAACGCTGTGTATTTCAAGGGCTTGTGGACGACACCTTTCCGGAAGGAAGATACTAGAGATGACACATTTTATCTCTCAAAGGATAACACTATCCAAGTTCCTATGATGCATTTAAACaggaaacaattcaaaattggCTCCCTACCAGAACTGAAGGCATCATGGATCAGCCTTCCATTCGAA GGTGATCGCTTCAGTACATTGGTGATTTTACCAGATGAAGTGGACGGCCTGTCCGCTCTTGTGGAGGGCATCACGGGAGACACGTTGTTCAATATCATCGGCTCGCTAAACAAAACCTGGCCCACTGAGATCAACCTTTCTTTCCCGAAGTTTAAGCTGGAGTCCACTTTAAACCTCGTTGAACCTCTTCAGAAG CTTGGTGTTCAGGATTTATTCACAATCCAAGCCCAACTAGGAGGCATCTCCAAAGAAGCGGTCTACGTGTCAGACGTCGTTCAGAAAGCCGAGATGGAGGTTGATGAGGAAGGAGCAACTGCGTCCGCAGCTACAG GAATAATTCTAGAAGAAGCGTCTGCAGTGTTCGGAGTGCCTGAGTACAACGTTAATCGTCCTTCTTTAATCACCTTATTGGATGAGATCAACCGCCTgccgttgttcatctctaaactTTCCAATCCGTTGGAATCTTAA
- the LOC138709094 gene encoding leukocyte elastase inhibitor-like isoform X3: protein MNAIVISLFLAVGVIAEDGGAPVNGETAQAITKFTVDMMKVLLEDAGSDNLVASPVSLSTVLAMVQQGAMGDTEKQLTKALYADPSENKEGYSKLTRNLRENSGNETLEFANGAFVNVGYEIEPNYNETLVKNFRSEMKTVNFANNVESADLINSWVSDHTHNRIKELISPDMLDALTRLVLVNAVYFKGLWTTPFRKEDTRDDTFYLSKDNTIQVPMMHLNRKQFKIGSLPELKASWISLPFEGDRFSTLVILPDEVDGLSALVEGITGDTLFNIIGSLNKTWPTEINLSFPKFKLESTLNLVEPLQKLGVQDLFTIQAQLGGISKEAVYVSDVVQKAEMEVDEEGATASAATGIVMKKLARFIPKNVVVVDRQFLVFIVDCLNNMPLFAARVADPAKK from the exons GTATTGTTGGAGGATGCGGGCTCCGACAACCTGGTGGCGAGCCCCGTCAGTCTGTCCACCGTACTCGCCATGGTGCAGCAAGGAGCAATGGGAGACACGGAGAAGCAACTGACCAAGGCACTGTACGCTGACCCCAGCGAGAACAAGGAAGGCTACAGCAAGCTAACCAGAAATCTTAGG GAGAATTCTGGCAATGAGACCTTGGAGTTCGCGAACGGGGCGTTTGTGAACGTGGGATATGAAATTGAACCCAATTATAATGAGACTCTAGTCAAGAACTTCCGCTCAGAAATGAAGACCGTAAATTTCGCGAACAATGTGGAGTCAGCTGATCTAATCAACTCCTGGGTGTCAGATCACACACACAACAGGATAAAGGAACTCATATCACCTG ACATGCTGGACGCTCTTACCCGCCTCGTGTTGGTCAACGCTGTGTATTTCAAGGGCTTGTGGACGACACCTTTCCGGAAGGAAGATACTAGAGATGACACATTTTATCTCTCAAAGGATAACACTATCCAAGTTCCTATGATGCATTTAAACaggaaacaattcaaaattggCTCCCTACCAGAACTGAAGGCATCATGGATCAGCCTTCCATTCGAA GGTGATCGCTTCAGTACATTGGTGATTTTACCAGATGAAGTGGACGGCCTGTCCGCTCTTGTGGAGGGCATCACGGGAGACACGTTGTTCAATATCATCGGCTCGCTAAACAAAACCTGGCCCACTGAGATCAACCTTTCTTTCCCGAAGTTTAAGCTGGAGTCCACTTTAAACCTCGTTGAACCTCTTCAGAAG CTTGGTGTTCAGGATTTATTCACAATCCAAGCCCAACTAGGAGGCATCTCCAAAGAAGCGGTCTACGTGTCAGACGTCGTTCAGAAAGCCGAGATGGAGGTTGATGAGGAAGGAGCAACTGCGTCCGCAGCTACAG GTATAGTAATGAAGAAACTTGCACGTTTTATACCGAAGAACGTCGTGGTGGTGGACCGTCAATTTTTGGTATTCATTGTTGACTGCCTTAACAATATGCCTCTATTCGCAGCAAGAGTGGCCGATCCAGCCAAGAAGTAG
- the LOC138709094 gene encoding leukocyte elastase inhibitor-like isoform X5 — protein sequence MNAIVISLFLAVGVIAEDGGAPVNGETAQAITKFTVDMMKVLLEDAGSDNLVASPVSLSTVLAMVQQGAMGDTEKQLTKALYADPSENKEGYSKLTRNLRENSGNETLEFANGAFVNVGYEIEPNYNETLVKNFRSEMKTVNFANNVESADLINSWVSDHTHNRIKELISPDMLDALTRLVLVNAVYFKGLWTTPFRKEDTRDDTFYLSKDNTIQVPMMHLNRKQFKIGSLPELKASWISLPFEGDRFSTLVILPDEVDGLSALVEGITGDTLFNIIGSLNKTWPTEINLSFPKFKLESTLNLVEPLQKLGVQDLFTIQAQLGGISKEAVYVSDVVQKAEMEVDEEGATASAATGAIIVAESAVLEVPEYNIDCPFLVILLDEFNLLPLFMAKVSDPAKS from the exons GTATTGTTGGAGGATGCGGGCTCCGACAACCTGGTGGCGAGCCCCGTCAGTCTGTCCACCGTACTCGCCATGGTGCAGCAAGGAGCAATGGGAGACACGGAGAAGCAACTGACCAAGGCACTGTACGCTGACCCCAGCGAGAACAAGGAAGGCTACAGCAAGCTAACCAGAAATCTTAGG GAGAATTCTGGCAATGAGACCTTGGAGTTCGCGAACGGGGCGTTTGTGAACGTGGGATATGAAATTGAACCCAATTATAATGAGACTCTAGTCAAGAACTTCCGCTCAGAAATGAAGACCGTAAATTTCGCGAACAATGTGGAGTCAGCTGATCTAATCAACTCCTGGGTGTCAGATCACACACACAACAGGATAAAGGAACTCATATCACCTG ACATGCTGGACGCTCTTACCCGCCTCGTGTTGGTCAACGCTGTGTATTTCAAGGGCTTGTGGACGACACCTTTCCGGAAGGAAGATACTAGAGATGACACATTTTATCTCTCAAAGGATAACACTATCCAAGTTCCTATGATGCATTTAAACaggaaacaattcaaaattggCTCCCTACCAGAACTGAAGGCATCATGGATCAGCCTTCCATTCGAA GGTGATCGCTTCAGTACATTGGTGATTTTACCAGATGAAGTGGACGGCCTGTCCGCTCTTGTGGAGGGCATCACGGGAGACACGTTGTTCAATATCATCGGCTCGCTAAACAAAACCTGGCCCACTGAGATCAACCTTTCTTTCCCGAAGTTTAAGCTGGAGTCCACTTTAAACCTCGTTGAACCTCTTCAGAAG CTTGGTGTTCAGGATTTATTCACAATCCAAGCCCAACTAGGAGGCATCTCCAAAGAAGCGGTCTACGTGTCAGACGTCGTTCAGAAAGCCGAGATGGAGGTTGATGAGGAAGGAGCAACTGCGTCCGCAGCTACAG GAGCTATTATTGTGGCGGAGTCTGCGGTATTGGAAGTGCCTGAGTACAACATTGACTGCCCATTTTTAGTGATCCTACTGGATGAGTTCAATCTACTGCCATTGTTTATGGCTAAAGTCTCCGACCCAGCAAAGTCTTAA
- the LOC138709094 gene encoding leukocyte elastase inhibitor-like isoform X6 — MNAIVISLFLAVGVIAEDGGAPVNGETAQAITKFTVDMMKVLLEDAGSDNLVASPVSLSTVLAMVQQGAMGDTEKQLTKALYADPSENKEGYSKLTRNLRENSGNETLEFANGAFVNVGYEIEPNYNETLVKNFRSEMKTVNFANNVESADLINSWVSDHTHNRIKELISPDMLDALTRLVLVNAVYFKGLWTTPFRKEDTRDDTFYLSKDNTIQVPMMHLNRKQFKIGSLPELKASWISLPFEGDRFSTLVILPDEVDGLSALVEGITGDTLFNIIGSLNKTWPTEINLSFPKFKLESTLNLVEPLQKLGVQDLFTIQAQLGGISKEAVYVSDVVQKAEMEVDEEGATASAATGIIVGITAVRETVDITANRPFLGFLLDQRNNIPLFSCKVANPSVS, encoded by the exons GTATTGTTGGAGGATGCGGGCTCCGACAACCTGGTGGCGAGCCCCGTCAGTCTGTCCACCGTACTCGCCATGGTGCAGCAAGGAGCAATGGGAGACACGGAGAAGCAACTGACCAAGGCACTGTACGCTGACCCCAGCGAGAACAAGGAAGGCTACAGCAAGCTAACCAGAAATCTTAGG GAGAATTCTGGCAATGAGACCTTGGAGTTCGCGAACGGGGCGTTTGTGAACGTGGGATATGAAATTGAACCCAATTATAATGAGACTCTAGTCAAGAACTTCCGCTCAGAAATGAAGACCGTAAATTTCGCGAACAATGTGGAGTCAGCTGATCTAATCAACTCCTGGGTGTCAGATCACACACACAACAGGATAAAGGAACTCATATCACCTG ACATGCTGGACGCTCTTACCCGCCTCGTGTTGGTCAACGCTGTGTATTTCAAGGGCTTGTGGACGACACCTTTCCGGAAGGAAGATACTAGAGATGACACATTTTATCTCTCAAAGGATAACACTATCCAAGTTCCTATGATGCATTTAAACaggaaacaattcaaaattggCTCCCTACCAGAACTGAAGGCATCATGGATCAGCCTTCCATTCGAA GGTGATCGCTTCAGTACATTGGTGATTTTACCAGATGAAGTGGACGGCCTGTCCGCTCTTGTGGAGGGCATCACGGGAGACACGTTGTTCAATATCATCGGCTCGCTAAACAAAACCTGGCCCACTGAGATCAACCTTTCTTTCCCGAAGTTTAAGCTGGAGTCCACTTTAAACCTCGTTGAACCTCTTCAGAAG CTTGGTGTTCAGGATTTATTCACAATCCAAGCCCAACTAGGAGGCATCTCCAAAGAAGCGGTCTACGTGTCAGACGTCGTTCAGAAAGCCGAGATGGAGGTTGATGAGGAAGGAGCAACTGCGTCCGCAGCTACAG GTATCATAGTCGGAATTACTGCTGTTAGAGAAACAGTTGATATAACAGCGAACCGGCCATTCCTTGGCTTCCTTCTAGACCAACGCAACAACATCCCTCTCTTCTCTTGCAAAGTGGCGAACCCTTCAGTGTcataa